A window from Rana temporaria chromosome 8, aRanTem1.1, whole genome shotgun sequence encodes these proteins:
- the HMX3 gene encoding homeobox protein HMX3: MPETTGQESSTTTPAKESPFSIKSLLTCESSRAVRPPKALFTQIKGTFDGASFALSPLTDLSFPRLEIPTQRFALPAHYLERSPAWWYSYTLTHGGHIPRTEVPEKSLLLGPSSPVSGGERDSPEPLRSLKQDLDSKERDSKSPEEIILEESEPEESKKDESGEDWKKLDDSSDKKPCRKKKTRTVFSRSQVFQLESTFDMKRYLSSSERAGLAASLHLTETQVKIWFQNRRNKWKRQLAAELEAANLSHAAAQRIVRVPILYHENSSSTESVNSGANVPVSQPLLTFPHPVYYSHPVVTSVPLLRPV; this comes from the exons ATGCCTGAAACAACTGGACAAGAAAGcagcaccaccaccccggccaagGAGTCCCCCTTCTCCATCAAGAGCCTCCTGACCTGTGAGTCCTCCAGGGCAGTCAGGCCACCAAAGGCTCTCTTCACCCAAATCAAGGGCACCTTTGATGGGGCATCTTTCGCCCTGTCGCCATTGACTGACCTGTCCTTCCCTCGGCTGGAGATACCCACCCAGAGGTTCGCCTTACCTGCACATTACCTGGAGAGGTCCCCAGCTTGGTGGTACTCCTACACCTTGACCCATGGAGGGCACATACCCAGGACAGAAG TTCCTGAGAAGAGCCTGCTGCTGGGCCCCTCTTCCCCGGTCTCTGGGGGTGAAAGAGACTCTCCAGAGCCCCTCCGCAGCCTCAAGCAGGACCTGGACTCCAAAGAGAGGGACTCCAAGAGCCCAGAGGAGATCATCCTAGAGGAGAGCGAACCTGAGGAGTCCAAGAAGGACGAGAGTGGTGAGGACTGGAAGAAGTTGGACGACTCCTCAGACAAGAAGCCCTGCAGGAAGAAGAAGACCCGGACGGTGTTCTCCAGGAGCCAAGTCTTCCAGCTGGAGTCCACCTTTGACATGAAGAGGTACCTGAGCAGCTCCGAGAGGGCGGGACTTGCTGCCTCTCTACACCTGACTGAGACCCAGGTGAAGATCTGGTTCCAGAACCGCAGGAACAAATGGAAAAGGCAACTGGCAGCAGAACTGGAGGCTGCCAACCTGAGCCACGCCGCTGCCCAGAGAATCGTCAGGGTGCCCATCTTGTACCATGAGAACTCCTCCAGCACAGAGAGTGTCAACTCTGGGGCCAACGTGCCAGTCAGCCAGCCCCTTCTGACATTTCCCCATCCTGTGTATTACTCTCACCCTGTAGTCACTTCAGTGCCCTTACTCAGACCAGTGTGA